From a single Sinomonas atrocyanea genomic region:
- the hemW gene encoding radical SAM family heme chaperone HemW, whose amino-acid sequence MPSSLPLGDPAPADGALPPQAAVAAGERGFSLYAHIPFCAVRCGYCDFNTYTAIELGGGASQANYAATAVSEVRFAAAALDASGVPRRRLSTVFFGGGTPTLLSAQDLTAILSAAVAEWGLEPGAEVTTEANPDSVTPASLQALAEAGFTRVSFGLQSAVPHVLKVLDRTHTPSRVPEAVRWARDAGLDVSLDLIYGTPGESRDDWRASLDAALACEPDHVSAYALIVEDGTKLAAQIRRGEVPEVDDDDHAEKYELADAVLGSAGFHWYEVSNWARGAAGPGPQSARFECRHNLAYWNGGDWWGIGPGAHSHVGGVRWWNVKHPTAYAGRLSQGVSPAAARETLDDGTRRVERVLLKVRLASGLPTSDLDAGGRAAVAGLIADGLVDGPTALRGRLVLTLRGRLLADAVVRALLP is encoded by the coding sequence GTGCCCAGCAGCCTTCCTCTGGGCGACCCGGCTCCGGCCGACGGCGCCCTTCCGCCCCAGGCGGCCGTCGCGGCGGGGGAGCGGGGCTTCTCGCTGTACGCCCACATCCCGTTCTGCGCCGTCCGCTGCGGGTACTGCGACTTCAACACCTACACGGCCATCGAGCTCGGCGGCGGCGCCTCGCAGGCGAACTACGCCGCGACGGCCGTCTCCGAGGTGCGCTTCGCGGCAGCCGCGCTGGACGCCTCCGGCGTGCCTCGCCGTCGTCTGTCCACGGTGTTCTTCGGCGGCGGCACGCCGACCCTCCTGTCCGCCCAGGACCTCACCGCGATCCTCTCTGCGGCGGTCGCGGAATGGGGGCTCGAGCCGGGAGCCGAGGTGACCACGGAGGCGAACCCCGACTCGGTGACGCCCGCGTCCCTCCAGGCCCTCGCCGAGGCCGGATTCACCCGGGTCTCCTTCGGCCTGCAGTCGGCGGTGCCGCACGTGCTCAAGGTCCTCGACCGGACCCACACCCCGTCCCGGGTGCCCGAGGCGGTCCGGTGGGCGCGCGACGCGGGACTCGACGTGAGCCTCGACCTGATCTACGGCACCCCGGGCGAGTCGCGCGACGACTGGCGCGCCTCGCTCGACGCGGCGCTCGCGTGCGAACCGGACCACGTCAGCGCCTACGCGCTCATCGTCGAGGACGGCACGAAGCTCGCGGCCCAGATCCGCCGGGGCGAGGTCCCCGAGGTGGACGACGACGACCACGCCGAGAAGTACGAGCTGGCCGACGCGGTGCTGGGCAGCGCGGGCTTCCACTGGTACGAGGTCAGCAACTGGGCCCGCGGCGCCGCGGGCCCGGGTCCGCAGAGCGCGCGCTTCGAATGCCGGCACAACCTCGCCTACTGGAACGGCGGCGACTGGTGGGGCATCGGGCCGGGCGCCCACTCCCATGTGGGCGGCGTCCGCTGGTGGAACGTCAAGCACCCCACCGCGTACGCCGGGCGCCTCTCCCAGGGCGTCTCGCCGGCCGCGGCCCGGGAGACGCTCGACGACGGCACGCGCCGCGTGGAGCGCGTCCTCCTGAAGGTCCGGCTCGCCTCCGGCCTGCCCACGTCCGACCTCGATGCCGGGGGCCGCGCGGCCGTGGCCGGCCTGATCGCCGATGGCCTCGTGGACGGGCCCACAGCCCTCCGGGGCCGCCTGGTCCTCACGCTGCGGGGCCGGCTCCTCGCCGATGCGGTCGTGCGGGCGCTGCTGCCCTGA
- the lepA gene encoding translation elongation factor 4: MSPMARTAPVPAATDPSIIRNFCIIAHIDHGKSTLADRMLQFTGVVQPRDMKAQYLDRMDIERERGITIKSQAVRMPWEVDGTAFALNMIDTPGHVDFTYEVSRSLAACEGAVLLVDAAQGIEAQTLANLYLAMENDLTIIPVLNKIDLPAAQPEKYAEELANLIGGDPDDVLKVSGKTGVGVEGLLDRIVRDIPAPVGDAKAPARAMIFDSVYDTYRGVVTYVRVVDGSLSPRERIQMMSTKASHELLEIGVISPEPIPSKGLGVGEVGYLITGVKDVRQSKVGDTITNLSKPASESLGGYQDPKPMVFSGLYPLDGSDYPDLRDALDKLKLNDAALVYEPETSAALGFGFRVGFLGLLHLEIVRERLEREFNLDLISTAPNVIYEVTLEDKSVVTVTNPSEFPTGKVNEVREPMVSATILAPNEFVGAIMELCQGRRGQMKGMDYLSEDRVELRYWIPLAEIVFDFFDQLKSKTRGYASLDWKADGDQVADLVKVDILLQGEQVDAFSAITHRDKAYAYGTMMTAKLRELIPRQQFEVPIQAAIGSRIIARENIRAIRKDVLAKCYGGDITRKRKLLEKQKEGKKRMKMVGRVEVPQEAFIAALTTDESKDKAKK; encoded by the coding sequence GTGTCTCCCATGGCCCGCACAGCGCCCGTGCCCGCCGCGACCGATCCGTCGATCATCCGCAACTTCTGCATCATCGCGCACATCGACCACGGAAAGTCGACCCTCGCCGACAGGATGCTGCAGTTCACGGGAGTCGTGCAGCCGCGGGACATGAAGGCGCAGTACCTCGACCGGATGGACATCGAGCGCGAGCGCGGCATCACCATCAAGTCCCAGGCGGTCCGCATGCCGTGGGAGGTCGACGGCACGGCCTTCGCCCTGAACATGATCGACACCCCCGGGCACGTCGACTTCACCTACGAGGTCTCGCGCTCGCTCGCGGCCTGCGAGGGCGCGGTGCTCCTCGTCGACGCGGCCCAGGGGATCGAGGCGCAGACGCTCGCGAACCTGTACCTCGCGATGGAGAACGACCTCACCATCATCCCGGTGCTGAACAAGATCGACCTGCCCGCGGCCCAGCCCGAGAAGTACGCGGAGGAGCTCGCCAACCTCATCGGCGGCGACCCCGACGACGTCCTGAAGGTCTCCGGCAAGACCGGCGTGGGCGTCGAGGGCCTCCTCGACCGGATCGTGCGCGACATCCCGGCACCGGTGGGCGACGCCAAGGCCCCCGCCCGTGCCATGATCTTCGACTCCGTGTACGACACGTACCGCGGAGTCGTGACCTACGTGCGCGTCGTCGACGGCTCGCTGAGCCCGCGCGAGCGGATCCAGATGATGTCGACGAAGGCCAGCCACGAACTGCTCGAGATCGGCGTCATCTCCCCGGAGCCGATCCCGTCCAAGGGCCTCGGCGTCGGCGAGGTGGGCTACCTCATCACCGGCGTCAAGGACGTGCGCCAGTCCAAGGTCGGCGACACGATCACGAACCTCTCCAAGCCGGCGTCGGAGTCCCTCGGCGGCTACCAGGACCCCAAGCCCATGGTCTTCTCCGGCCTCTACCCGCTGGACGGCTCGGACTACCCGGACCTGCGCGACGCCCTGGACAAGCTCAAGCTCAACGACGCGGCGCTCGTCTACGAGCCCGAGACGTCCGCCGCGCTCGGCTTCGGCTTCCGCGTCGGCTTCCTCGGCCTCCTCCACCTCGAGATCGTGCGCGAGCGCCTCGAGCGCGAATTCAACCTCGACCTCATCTCCACCGCGCCCAACGTCATCTACGAGGTCACCCTCGAGGACAAGTCCGTGGTGACAGTGACCAACCCGAGCGAGTTCCCCACGGGCAAGGTCAACGAGGTCCGCGAGCCCATGGTCTCAGCGACGATCCTCGCCCCGAACGAGTTCGTGGGCGCCATCATGGAGCTCTGCCAGGGCCGCCGCGGCCAGATGAAGGGCATGGACTACCTCTCCGAGGACCGCGTGGAGCTGCGCTACTGGATCCCGCTGGCCGAGATCGTGTTCGACTTCTTCGACCAGCTCAAGTCCAAGACCCGCGGCTACGCCTCGCTCGACTGGAAGGCCGACGGCGACCAGGTCGCCGACCTCGTCAAGGTGGACATCCTGCTCCAGGGCGAGCAGGTCGACGCCTTCAGCGCGATCACCCACCGCGACAAGGCCTATGCGTACGGCACGATGATGACCGCGAAGCTGCGCGAGCTCATCCCGCGCCAGCAGTTCGAGGTGCCCATCCAGGCGGCCATCGGCTCCCGCATCATCGCCCGCGAGAACATCCGGGCCATCCGCAAGGACGTCCTCGCCAAGTGCTACGGCGGCGACATCACCCGCAAGCGCAAGCTCCTCGAGAAGCAGAAGGAGGGCAAGAAGCGCATGAAGATGGTCGGCCGCGTCGAGGTGCCCCAGGAGGCCTTCATCGCGGCGCTCACCACGGACGAGTCGAAGGACAAGGCGAAGAAGTAG
- the rpsT gene encoding 30S ribosomal protein S20, whose amino-acid sequence MANIKSQKKRILTNEKARQRNMAVKSELKTAIRAVNTAVASADKDAAVSALAYASKKLDKAVSKGVIHKNQAANRKSGIAKKVGKVG is encoded by the coding sequence GTGGCAAACATCAAGTCCCAGAAGAAGCGCATTCTCACCAACGAGAAGGCCCGCCAGCGCAACATGGCGGTCAAGTCGGAGCTGAAGACGGCCATCCGCGCCGTCAACACCGCCGTCGCTTCCGCTGACAAGGATGCCGCTGTCTCCGCTCTGGCCTACGCGAGCAAGAAGCTCGACAAGGCCGTGAGCAAGGGCGTCATCCACAAGAACCAGGCCGCGAACCGCAAGTCGGGCATCGCGAAGAAGGTCGGCAAGGTCGGCTGA
- the holA gene encoding DNA polymerase III subunit delta, with translation MTPPARTGRSQAPKGSAGARSAGTVDWRDAAPAPVVLVTGPEDYLAARAMDAVRAKAREAAGELEVTRLEAGTYAGGELLMAASPSLFGESKLIEVHGLESMSEEFLRDALAYTSAPEPDVVLVLRHGGGTRGKKLLDAVKASGAPVVDCQALKKDADKAAFVLAEFRGSGRRIEREAVDALVAAVGSSLAELAAACSQLILDASSTVDAATVEKYYGGRVEATAFKVADAALAGQKAKALSAFRHALETGVDPVPMVAAIAAKLRTLAKVAGARGSAQSIARELGMQPWLVEQAQRDIRGWTPQSLALAIRAVAEADAEVKGLARDPAYAVERALSAVSSAARAR, from the coding sequence GTGACGCCGCCGGCCCGGACTGGCAGATCCCAGGCGCCCAAGGGCTCGGCAGGCGCCAGGAGCGCCGGGACAGTCGACTGGCGCGACGCCGCCCCCGCGCCCGTGGTCCTGGTCACCGGCCCAGAGGACTACCTTGCGGCGCGGGCCATGGATGCCGTGCGGGCCAAGGCCAGGGAGGCCGCGGGCGAGCTCGAGGTGACCCGCCTCGAGGCGGGCACGTACGCGGGCGGCGAGCTGCTGATGGCAGCCTCGCCCTCCCTCTTCGGCGAGAGCAAACTCATCGAGGTGCACGGGCTGGAGTCCATGAGCGAGGAGTTCCTCCGCGACGCCCTCGCCTACACTTCGGCCCCCGAGCCCGACGTCGTCCTCGTGCTCCGGCACGGCGGCGGGACCCGGGGCAAGAAGCTCCTCGACGCGGTCAAAGCCTCAGGGGCGCCCGTCGTCGACTGCCAGGCGCTGAAGAAGGACGCCGACAAGGCAGCGTTCGTCCTGGCAGAGTTCCGTGGTTCCGGCCGGCGGATCGAGCGCGAGGCGGTGGACGCCCTCGTCGCCGCCGTGGGCAGCAGCCTCGCAGAGCTCGCGGCGGCGTGCAGCCAGCTCATCCTCGACGCGTCGTCCACGGTGGACGCGGCGACCGTGGAGAAGTACTACGGCGGACGGGTCGAGGCCACGGCCTTCAAGGTCGCAGATGCCGCACTCGCCGGCCAGAAGGCAAAGGCCCTCTCGGCCTTCCGGCATGCCCTCGAGACGGGCGTCGACCCGGTGCCGATGGTCGCGGCCATCGCCGCCAAGCTCCGGACCCTCGCGAAGGTCGCCGGGGCGCGCGGCTCCGCCCAGAGCATCGCCCGGGAGCTGGGCATGCAGCCCTGGCTCGTCGAACAGGCCCAGCGGGACATCCGGGGCTGGACCCCGCAGAGCCTCGCCCTGGCGATCCGGGCCGTCGCCGAGGCGGACGCCGAGGTCAAGGGCCTCGCCCGCGATCCCGCGTACGCCGTAGAGCGGGCCCTCTCGGCTGTGAGCTCGGCGGCCCGGGCCCGCTGA
- a CDS encoding L-idonate 5-dehydrogenase — MQTAAGVRAVVAHGRGDLRVDLLEEPALAQDESLVAIELGGICGSDLHYWLHGAAGESILRDPLVLGHEVIGRVVRPAADGSGPGEGVRVAVHPATPGPAGAGRFPSDRPHLSPGGTYLGSAATHPHRDGAFADLVGLPARMLRPIPDELDPRAAALIEPLSVAWHAVRRAGDVAGKRVLVVGAGPIGALVVATLRHHGAGEVIATDLFEEPLQRAAGLGADRTVFASERDVVEGLDADVVVESSGSVPGLRTAIRAATRGGRVVMLGLLPPGDQPVLIALAIARELELVGSFRFNDEIDEVIAALSAGEIDPSAVVTHVFDVDRALEAFHVASDASTSGKVLLSFSGAEVEADSED, encoded by the coding sequence ATGCAGACAGCAGCAGGCGTCCGCGCCGTCGTCGCCCATGGACGCGGCGACCTCAGAGTCGATCTCCTCGAGGAGCCAGCCCTCGCGCAGGATGAGTCCCTCGTGGCGATCGAGCTTGGAGGGATCTGCGGTTCCGACCTCCACTACTGGCTGCACGGCGCGGCGGGCGAATCCATCCTGCGGGATCCGCTGGTGCTGGGCCATGAGGTCATCGGCAGGGTGGTGCGCCCCGCGGCGGACGGCAGCGGGCCTGGGGAAGGGGTACGTGTGGCAGTCCACCCTGCAACTCCGGGCCCGGCGGGTGCCGGCAGGTTCCCCTCCGACCGCCCTCACCTCTCGCCCGGCGGCACGTACCTCGGAAGCGCCGCCACGCACCCGCACCGCGACGGTGCGTTCGCCGACCTCGTTGGCCTGCCCGCACGGATGCTGCGGCCCATTCCGGATGAGCTGGATCCGCGCGCTGCGGCGCTGATCGAGCCCCTGAGCGTCGCGTGGCATGCGGTCCGGCGGGCGGGCGACGTGGCCGGCAAGCGCGTCCTCGTTGTCGGCGCTGGTCCGATCGGCGCCCTCGTGGTGGCGACCCTGAGGCACCACGGCGCGGGTGAGGTCATCGCCACGGACCTGTTCGAGGAGCCCCTCCAGCGCGCCGCCGGGCTCGGGGCGGACCGGACCGTCTTCGCGTCGGAGCGGGACGTGGTGGAAGGCCTCGATGCGGACGTGGTCGTCGAGTCTTCCGGAAGTGTGCCCGGGCTCCGGACGGCGATCCGCGCGGCCACTCGTGGCGGCCGTGTAGTCATGCTCGGCCTCCTCCCACCGGGGGACCAGCCTGTCCTGATCGCGCTGGCGATCGCTCGAGAGCTCGAACTTGTCGGATCGTTCCGGTTCAACGACGAGATCGACGAGGTGATCGCAGCTCTGAGCGCCGGCGAGATCGATCCCTCAGCTGTCGTCACCCACGTGTTCGACGTCGACAGGGCCCTCGAGGCGTTTCACGTTGCCAGCGACGCGTCCACCTCGGGCAAGGTCCTGCTCAGTTTCAGCGGTGCGGAGGTTGAGGCCGACAGCGAGGACTAG
- a CDS encoding aspartate transaminase, with translation MPDYQPASRVTRIKESASVQAAARVRELKAEGRSIIDLTVGEPDFDTPEHVKQAAVAAIAAGETKYTSVTGTPQLRSAILDHVERRTGIRYSPSEITIAGGAKQVIFTALTASLDEGDEVIVPAPYWVSYPDMVLANEGTPVVVPCGDDVGFKLTPKALAAAITPATKWLILNTPSNPTGVVYSRSELEALAAVLAEHPQVYVLTDEIYDEIYFGEGQITSLVAAAPQLRDRVLLVNGVSKAYAMTGWRLGYAVGPAPLVASVNKLQSQISSCPSSISQAAAAAALTGDQSFVAECVEAYRERRDAAVAGLNAVPGLSCRTPEGAFYAYVNCAGAVGKTTPDGATIGNDQDFVLYLLDAASVAVIPGSAYGLGPYFRISFATSLETINAGVEAIDKAIRALS, from the coding sequence ATGCCCGACTATCAGCCGGCCTCGCGGGTGACCCGCATCAAGGAATCGGCGAGCGTCCAGGCCGCGGCACGCGTCCGCGAACTCAAGGCGGAGGGGCGCTCGATCATCGACCTCACCGTGGGCGAGCCGGACTTCGACACCCCCGAGCACGTGAAGCAGGCCGCTGTGGCCGCCATCGCCGCCGGCGAGACGAAGTACACCTCGGTCACCGGGACCCCCCAGCTGCGCTCGGCCATCCTCGACCACGTCGAGCGGCGCACCGGCATCCGGTACAGCCCCTCGGAGATCACCATCGCGGGCGGCGCGAAGCAGGTCATCTTCACCGCGCTCACGGCCTCGCTCGATGAGGGAGACGAGGTCATCGTCCCGGCGCCCTACTGGGTTTCCTACCCGGACATGGTGCTGGCCAATGAGGGCACCCCGGTGGTCGTCCCCTGTGGCGACGACGTGGGGTTCAAGCTCACCCCCAAGGCCCTGGCCGCCGCCATCACCCCCGCCACCAAGTGGCTCATCCTCAACACACCCTCCAATCCGACCGGCGTCGTCTACTCCCGTTCCGAACTCGAAGCCCTCGCCGCCGTCCTGGCCGAACATCCCCAGGTCTACGTCCTGACCGACGAGATCTACGACGAGATCTACTTCGGCGAGGGGCAGATCACGAGCCTCGTTGCCGCCGCCCCGCAGCTCCGCGACCGCGTGCTGCTCGTGAACGGGGTGTCGAAGGCGTACGCGATGACTGGCTGGCGGCTGGGCTATGCCGTGGGCCCCGCCCCGCTCGTTGCCTCCGTCAACAAGCTGCAGTCCCAGATCTCCTCCTGCCCCTCCTCGATCAGCCAGGCGGCCGCCGCCGCGGCACTCACCGGCGACCAGTCCTTCGTGGCCGAATGCGTCGAGGCCTACCGCGAGCGGCGCGATGCCGCCGTGGCCGGGCTGAACGCCGTCCCGGGCCTGTCGTGCCGAACTCCTGAGGGCGCCTTCTACGCCTACGTGAACTGCGCGGGCGCCGTCGGAAAGACGACGCCGGACGGCGCCACAATCGGCAATGACCAGGATTTCGTCCTGTACCTGCTCGATGCGGCGTCGGTGGCCGTCATTCCCGGTTCCGCTTACGGCCTGGGACCGTATTTCCGCATTTCTTTCGCGACGTCTCTGGAAACCATCAACGCCGGCGTCGAAGCCATCGACAAGGCCATTCGGGCACTCAGCTAA
- a CDS encoding 4-carboxy-4-hydroxy-2-oxoadipate aldolase/oxaloacetate decarboxylase, translated as MEKMIHVKTRFERPDADVVERLAAFSSATIHEAQGRRGALSSRIKPIDRSMSFCGPAVTVRCAPRDNLMLQVAIHYARSGDVVLVGAGEFTEAGTFGDVLGNAMKAKGIAAMVTDSGVRDTADLIELGLPVFSGSISIKGTVKETLGPINHPLVFGDEVVYPGDILRGDADGVVVVRREEAEEVIALSQARVDAENDLIKAYHAGGTTIELCRLTDVLKAKGLLVED; from the coding sequence ATGGAAAAGATGATCCACGTCAAGACCAGATTCGAGCGCCCGGACGCGGACGTCGTCGAACGCCTCGCCGCCTTCTCCTCCGCGACAATCCACGAGGCCCAGGGCCGTCGGGGCGCGCTCAGCTCGCGCATCAAGCCGATCGACCGCTCCATGTCCTTCTGCGGGCCTGCCGTCACGGTGCGCTGCGCCCCGCGGGACAACCTGATGCTCCAGGTCGCCATCCACTACGCCCGCAGCGGCGACGTGGTGCTCGTGGGCGCCGGCGAATTCACCGAGGCCGGCACGTTCGGCGACGTCCTCGGCAACGCCATGAAGGCCAAGGGCATCGCCGCCATGGTCACGGACTCGGGCGTCCGCGACACCGCTGACCTGATCGAGCTCGGGCTGCCCGTCTTCTCCGGCAGCATCTCCATCAAGGGCACCGTGAAGGAGACGCTCGGCCCGATCAACCACCCGCTCGTGTTCGGCGACGAGGTCGTCTACCCCGGGGACATCCTCCGCGGGGACGCCGACGGCGTCGTCGTGGTTCGGCGCGAGGAGGCCGAGGAGGTCATCGCGCTGTCCCAGGCGCGCGTGGACGCGGAGAACGACCTGATCAAGGCCTACCATGCGGGCGGCACCACCATCGAGCTGTGCCGCCTCACGGACGTGCTCAAGGCCAAGGGACTCCTCGTCGAGGACTGA
- a CDS encoding LysR substrate-binding domain-containing protein, which yields MDTRKLEYFVRIVDAGSITRAASALHVAQPALSQQVSALEKDLKQRLLIRSKQGVEPTAAGTALYRHAQTILRLVEEARQDVATSGDAPAGRVSIAMAPYCMASSLAPTIVREVGQRYPDITLHLTEIFGGVLSEAIKNGRLDMALIYEPRENRGIRFTPMIVEDLYLVANAEAGADPEGKGSVTLREALQLPLFLPEDNHTIRRLVDKACGDQGLALRLAGEIESVPSLYRLLQANLGATVLPRSAADALFPDQGFTVLRIVDPALQVKLGLCTADHEPMSEAAAAVLILLREMIKAQLLTRYGMMGDQTLVPHP from the coding sequence GTGGACACACGGAAGCTCGAGTACTTCGTGAGGATCGTGGACGCGGGCAGCATCACGCGGGCCGCCTCGGCACTGCACGTCGCCCAGCCCGCGCTCAGCCAGCAGGTCTCCGCGCTCGAGAAGGACCTCAAGCAGCGGCTCCTGATCCGGAGCAAGCAGGGCGTCGAGCCGACGGCGGCCGGCACGGCGCTGTACCGGCATGCCCAGACCATCCTCCGACTCGTCGAGGAGGCGAGGCAGGACGTGGCGACCTCGGGCGACGCCCCGGCCGGCCGGGTATCCATCGCCATGGCGCCCTACTGCATGGCGTCGAGCCTCGCGCCGACAATAGTGCGGGAAGTGGGGCAGCGGTACCCCGATATCACGCTGCATCTGACCGAGATCTTCGGCGGCGTGCTGAGCGAGGCCATCAAGAACGGCAGGCTCGACATGGCACTGATCTACGAGCCCCGCGAGAACCGCGGCATCAGGTTCACCCCCATGATCGTCGAGGACCTCTACCTCGTGGCGAACGCCGAGGCCGGCGCGGATCCGGAGGGGAAGGGAAGCGTGACACTGCGGGAGGCTTTGCAGCTGCCGCTGTTCCTTCCGGAGGACAACCACACCATTCGGAGGCTCGTCGACAAGGCCTGTGGAGACCAGGGCCTTGCCCTGCGCCTTGCGGGCGAGATCGAGTCGGTCCCCTCGCTCTACCGGCTGCTCCAGGCCAACCTCGGAGCGACCGTCCTCCCGAGGTCCGCCGCTGATGCCCTCTTCCCGGACCAGGGCTTCACCGTGCTGCGGATCGTCGACCCCGCCCTCCAGGTGAAGCTCGGACTGTGCACGGCGGACCACGAGCCGATGTCGGAGGCCGCCGCGGCCGTGCTCATTCTCCTGCGCGAAATGATCAAGGCCCAGCTGCTCACGCGGTACGGCATGATGGGGGACCAGACTTTGGTCCCCCATCCATAG
- a CDS encoding LamB/YcsF family protein, which translates to MNPMIDLVADLGEGFGAYRIGNDTELLDIVSSANIACGFHAGDPDIMNSTVAECVSRGVGIGAHPSFPDLRGFGRRAMDLSADEVRNDVLYQLGALSAFAAAHGRRVAHLAPHGRLGNLVAVRPDYASAVADAASRFDEDLIIVAQEGELARAARARGLRVAVVGIVDRAYQEDGTLVPRGTDGAVLHDARAIVDRTVRMVCEGKLRTVTGVDIDVEADTVLLHGDNEGAVELARLIRSELTSAGVSIAPLGEVLAAKHPVA; encoded by the coding sequence GTGAATCCCATGATCGATCTCGTGGCCGACCTCGGCGAAGGATTCGGCGCGTACCGGATCGGAAATGATACGGAGTTGCTGGATATCGTCTCCAGTGCGAATATCGCGTGCGGATTCCATGCTGGAGACCCGGACATCATGAACTCGACCGTCGCGGAATGCGTCAGCCGAGGCGTGGGCATCGGCGCCCACCCGAGCTTCCCGGACCTGCGCGGCTTCGGCCGGCGCGCCATGGACCTCAGCGCGGACGAAGTCCGCAACGACGTCCTCTACCAGCTCGGGGCCCTCTCGGCCTTCGCAGCAGCACACGGCCGTCGCGTGGCGCACCTCGCCCCCCACGGCCGCCTGGGGAACCTCGTGGCCGTGCGCCCGGACTATGCCTCGGCCGTCGCCGATGCGGCCTCACGCTTCGACGAGGACCTCATCATCGTCGCCCAGGAGGGCGAACTGGCCCGCGCAGCGCGCGCCCGGGGGCTGCGGGTCGCCGTCGTCGGCATTGTCGACCGCGCCTACCAGGAGGACGGCACGCTCGTGCCGCGCGGCACCGACGGGGCCGTGCTGCATGATGCCCGGGCCATCGTCGACCGCACCGTGCGCATGGTCTGCGAAGGGAAGCTCCGCACCGTCACCGGCGTCGACATCGACGTCGAGGCCGATACGGTCCTGCTGCACGGCGACAACGAGGGCGCCGTCGAGCTCGCGCGGCTCATCCGCTCCGAACTGACCTCCGCCGGCGTCAGCATCGCCCCGCTGGGCGAAGTGCTCGCCGCGAAGCACCCGGTGGCCTGA
- a CDS encoding 5-oxoprolinase subunit B family protein: MGALVPSPVEVFESGDAALRVVATSGDVERDWSTVHRLAGWLETCGAEGLHGAVPTYDSVLVEFDVLVVSAAQMRAFVGLGMRQLALSAAGGAPRTFDVPVVYGGDYGPDLDDVAEQQGITADEVVRLHSSKAYTIRCLGAPAGSPMMDGPDFPHPVPRLKDPRLSVPAGAVAVAGRQAVIAPAVAPGGWRVIGQTPLTLLDAGRDPLVPYRPGDTIRFRPVAERDFDALAGTLMEAQP; the protein is encoded by the coding sequence ATGGGCGCGCTCGTCCCCTCCCCGGTAGAGGTCTTCGAATCAGGCGATGCGGCGCTGCGTGTCGTGGCCACCTCCGGCGACGTGGAGCGCGACTGGAGCACGGTGCACAGGCTCGCCGGATGGCTCGAGACGTGCGGCGCCGAAGGCCTGCACGGGGCGGTCCCCACCTATGACTCCGTCCTGGTGGAATTCGATGTGCTCGTCGTGTCTGCCGCCCAGATGCGGGCCTTCGTCGGGCTGGGAATGCGGCAGCTCGCGCTCTCTGCAGCCGGAGGGGCCCCTCGCACCTTCGACGTCCCCGTCGTGTACGGGGGAGACTACGGGCCGGACCTGGACGACGTCGCCGAGCAGCAGGGGATCACGGCCGACGAGGTCGTGCGCCTCCACTCCTCGAAGGCGTACACCATCCGCTGCCTCGGCGCCCCGGCCGGATCCCCCATGATGGACGGTCCCGACTTCCCGCACCCCGTGCCCCGTCTCAAGGACCCGCGCCTGAGCGTGCCCGCCGGAGCGGTCGCGGTCGCGGGGCGCCAGGCTGTCATCGCGCCCGCCGTGGCCCCGGGCGGATGGCGCGTCATCGGACAGACGCCCCTCACGCTGCTCGACGCCGGTCGGGACCCCCTCGTCCCCTACCGTCCGGGCGACACGATCCGCTTCCGGCCCGTCGCCGAACGCGACTTCGATGCGCTGGCCGGCACGCTCATGGAGGCTCAGCCATGA